In Humulus lupulus chromosome 6, drHumLupu1.1, whole genome shotgun sequence, a single genomic region encodes these proteins:
- the LOC133785160 gene encoding uncharacterized protein LOC133785160: MYQPPIPYPQRFQKKKLDEQFAKFLEIFKRIHINIPFVDALEKMSNYVKFMKEVISNKRRLEDFETVKLTEECNAILQKKLPQKVKDPGSFTIPCTIGGSSFDKALCDLGGSINLMPLSVFKKLGVGEVKPTTITLQLANRSLTYPRGVIEDLLVKVDKFIFPADFVVLDMEEDHEIPIILGRLFLATGRALIDVQGDHLTLRVNNEEVKLNIYQALK, translated from the coding sequence ATGTATCAACCTCCCATTCCTTACCCTCAACGATTTCAGAAGAAGAAATTAGATGAACAGTTTGCAAAGTTTCTAGAAATCTTCAAAagaattcacataaacattccaTTTGTAGATGCTCTTGAGAAAATGTcaaattatgtgaaattcatgaaagaaGTCATTTCAAATAAAAGAAGATTAGAAGACTTTGAAACTGTGAAGCTAACAGAAGAATGCAATGCCATCTTACAGAAAAAGTTGCCTCAAAAGGTGAAAGACCCTGGCAGCTTTACTATACCATGCACTATTGGAGGGTCATCATTTGACAAGGCATTATGTGATCTTGGAGGGAGTATTAATTTGATGCCACTTTCAGTTTTTAAGAAGTTGGGGGTAGGTGAGGTGAAGCCCACTACCATTACTCTTCAATTAGCAAATCGATCACTTACTTATCCTAGGGGAGTGATTGAAGACCTATTGGTTAAGGTGGACAAATTTATTTTTCCTGCTGATTTCGTGGTATTGGATATGGAGGAAGACCATGAAATCCCCATTATTCTTGGTCGTCTGTTCTTGGCTACTGGAAGAGCTCTTATTGATGTACAGGGTGATCATCTGACATTGAGGGTTAATAATGAAGAGGTTAAACTCAACATATATCAAGCACTAAAGTAG